In bacterium, the following proteins share a genomic window:
- a CDS encoding TolC family protein — MRDRMRGCRAAAPLAVLLAVLLAMETRAAAQPSPDGVVVAVPGEGSVMDLDACLQAALQANDLVVAERWGRRELDGQMKQALATGLPTLDLVGDWSRSRDPSFALDSTFGGGGGFGSVPGADPWFNDWLSGFGSLIPPPQEIAAQSYWRANLNLNWTLNPVKVLGAVGAARLGLDRQELAVLAVEQQVGEQVVAAYQQVVSAADRIDAMQAHLANQDEILSVVRLRYSLGLATQLDTLQAAVGRANTIPDLTRAQANLRTAGARLNALLGREAGAPLKVLPQSELEGGDINVEAALALARGRPDLAANGMMVDIQRRGKQATKADNLPYLTIFGSYGYVGRTTDTLFDDGHDTWRAAVALNVPVFDGLLTRGLVREADGRIRRSEAELSSQRRGVEVEVLDVLARLDSARQTLAAVTVNLERAGEAREQSVLQLQLGKASYVDVLVAEANRSDAQAAVIDARYEVLALTASLKRAIGRSPAERLADIPDLLVKE, encoded by the coding sequence ATGCGTGATCGCATGCGCGGGTGCCGTGCCGCGGCGCCGCTGGCGGTGTTACTGGCTGTGCTGCTTGCCATGGAGACCCGGGCGGCGGCCCAGCCATCGCCCGACGGCGTGGTTGTCGCTGTTCCCGGCGAAGGTTCGGTAATGGACCTCGACGCGTGCCTGCAGGCCGCCTTGCAGGCCAACGACCTGGTCGTGGCCGAGCGTTGGGGGCGGCGCGAACTGGACGGACAGATGAAGCAGGCGCTGGCGACAGGCCTGCCCACGCTCGACCTGGTGGGCGACTGGTCGCGCAGCCGCGACCCGAGTTTCGCGCTCGATTCGACCTTCGGCGGCGGCGGCGGTTTCGGTTCCGTGCCGGGCGCCGATCCCTGGTTCAACGACTGGTTGTCCGGCTTCGGTTCGCTGATCCCGCCGCCGCAGGAGATCGCGGCGCAGTCGTACTGGCGCGCCAACCTGAACCTCAACTGGACGCTGAACCCGGTGAAGGTGCTGGGCGCGGTCGGCGCGGCGCGTCTCGGGCTCGACCGCCAGGAACTCGCGGTGCTCGCGGTGGAACAGCAGGTCGGAGAGCAGGTAGTCGCGGCCTACCAGCAGGTGGTCTCGGCGGCCGACCGCATCGACGCCATGCAGGCGCACCTGGCGAACCAGGACGAGATCCTCTCGGTGGTGCGCCTGCGCTATTCGCTGGGCCTGGCCACGCAGCTCGACACGCTGCAGGCGGCCGTCGGGCGGGCCAACACGATTCCCGACCTCACGCGCGCCCAGGCGAACCTGCGCACCGCCGGGGCGCGCCTGAACGCCCTGCTCGGCCGCGAGGCGGGCGCGCCGCTCAAGGTGCTGCCGCAATCCGAACTGGAGGGCGGCGACATCAACGTGGAGGCCGCGCTGGCCCTGGCACGCGGTCGGCCCGACCTGGCGGCGAACGGCATGATGGTGGACATCCAGCGGCGCGGAAAGCAGGCCACGAAGGCCGACAACCTGCCTTACCTGACCATCTTCGGTTCGTACGGGTACGTCGGCCGTACCACCGACACCCTGTTCGACGACGGGCACGACACCTGGCGCGCCGCGGTGGCCCTGAACGTGCCGGTTTTCGACGGCCTGCTCACCCGCGGACTGGTGCGCGAGGCCGATGGCCGCATCCGCCGCAGCGAGGCCGAGCTTTCGTCGCAGCGGCGCGGCGTCGAGGTCGAGGTGCTCGACGTTCTCGCGCGGCTCGACAGCGCCCGGCAGACACTGGCGGCCGTCACGGTGAACCTGGAGCGCGCGGGCGAGGCCCGCGAGCAGAGTGTCCTGCAGTTGCAGCTGGGCAAGGCCAGCTATGTCGACGTGCTGGTGGCCGAAGCCAACCGCAGCGATGCGCAGGCCGCCGTCATCGACGCCCGCTACGAGGTGCTCGCATTGACCGCCTCGCTGAAGCGCGCCATCGGCCGCAGCCCGGCCGAGCGCCTCGCCGATATCCCCGACCTGCTGGTCAAGGAGTAG
- a CDS encoding efflux RND transporter periplasmic adaptor subunit, with product MNRPRERKNTVRNILVVAGLLAALGAAGCGKAPAAAPREVARNVRVLELSATSLAEYHEISGPVAPVRGADLAAEESGPVTAIRAAKGAPVSAGQVLVEQERTILKAEMDAAASQLKTQDFNLDRVRQLFEAGKVSEFDLLNAESAQAQVASLADISRRRWERAAIKAPFAGIVAERFVELGATVTAGQPVARVIDPYRLKLSAYVTDTDIAWVRVGDAAEVSLGEAGERGVGEVTWVGAEADLRTGKFPVEIEIPNPDLALHSGVIGRARLPRHTVADVVVVPRDAVLASDAGPRVFVVDGDRATLREVTLGEDQGLLVVVREGLRAGEKLVVRGQRELSEGSLVAITETATAPDGTVPGDPAAVRSQGAATRVGEPTAEAAR from the coding sequence ATGAATCGTCCGCGGGAAAGGAAGAACACCGTGCGCAACATCCTGGTCGTGGCCGGCCTGCTGGCGGCCCTCGGCGCCGCCGGGTGCGGCAAGGCGCCGGCCGCGGCGCCGCGCGAAGTGGCTCGCAACGTGCGCGTGCTGGAACTGTCCGCCACTTCGCTGGCCGAATACCACGAGATCTCGGGGCCGGTCGCGCCCGTCCGCGGGGCCGACCTCGCGGCCGAGGAGTCGGGACCGGTCACGGCGATCCGGGCTGCCAAGGGTGCGCCCGTGAGCGCCGGCCAGGTGCTGGTGGAGCAGGAGCGCACCATCCTGAAGGCGGAGATGGACGCGGCCGCTTCACAGCTGAAGACGCAGGACTTCAACCTCGACCGCGTGCGCCAGCTGTTCGAGGCCGGCAAGGTCAGCGAGTTCGACCTGTTGAACGCCGAGAGCGCGCAGGCGCAGGTCGCCTCGCTCGCCGACATCAGCCGCCGGCGCTGGGAACGTGCCGCGATCAAGGCGCCGTTCGCCGGCATCGTCGCCGAGCGCTTCGTGGAGCTCGGCGCCACGGTCACTGCCGGGCAGCCGGTCGCGCGGGTCATCGATCCCTACCGCCTGAAGCTCTCTGCCTACGTCACGGACACCGACATTGCATGGGTGCGCGTGGGTGATGCCGCCGAGGTGTCGCTCGGGGAAGCGGGCGAACGGGGCGTGGGCGAGGTGACCTGGGTTGGCGCCGAGGCCGACCTGCGCACGGGCAAGTTCCCGGTCGAGATCGAGATCCCCAATCCCGACCTGGCCCTGCACAGCGGTGTGATCGGCCGGGCCCGGTTGCCGAGGCACACCGTGGCCGACGTGGTCGTGGTGCCGCGTGACGCTGTTCTGGCAAGCGACGCCGGGCCGCGGGTGTTCGTGGTCGACGGCGACCGCGCCACCCTGCGCGAGGTGACCCTGGGCGAGGACCAGGGCCTGCTGGTGGTCGTGCGGGAGGGCCTGCGTGCCGGCGAGAAGCTGGTCGTGCGCGGGCAGCGTGAGCTGTCCGAAGGCAGCCTGGTGGCGATCACCGAGACGGCCACCGCCCCCGACGGCACCGTGCCGGGCGACCCGGCGGCAGTCCGCTCGCAGGGCGCTGCCACGCGGGTCGGGGAGCCGACAGCGGAGGCGGCCCGATGA
- a CDS encoding PAS domain-containing protein, which translates to MPAMPANFSSPWILFPIAAAAGLAGAWLVRARQQVSRREAVPNIPAVLRHELWQWDVLADRMQVPASVLALTGYTREEFGTAMADLSRHVAADDREAIAARLRSLLAGDATEFTLEFKFIVRGGGHAWLAVRAAIERDERGVATRVSGTWADVTARVAAEEERDRLFNVSLDLLAVGGFDGFLHQVNPAWVRVLGWSRDELMSRAVGEFIHPEDQDLTAAAYRALAEDRVVADLGTRFRCRDGTYRWLSWSSFPYPDRRLVFSVVRDITEQKDAERRLLDYQDRLRALSAQLAVVEERERRQLAVAIHDGLAQQLFAARAKVTLLRYPEKLPDQAKIVDEALGILDDSMREARSLSFELYPPVLYEVGLEAALSWLARQWSERMGINCTVDASGAVADPLDLSEDTRALAYQSVRELLANVAKHATATEVRIALEHDADALRVSVVDNGRGLADSEGSNPGARDSGLGFGLFSIRERLRSVGGRFRLYSRPGSGCRVELSVPLAGGVPGPDAPEAEA; encoded by the coding sequence GTGCCGGCGATGCCTGCCAACTTCTCCAGCCCGTGGATCCTGTTCCCGATCGCAGCCGCAGCCGGGCTGGCGGGAGCCTGGCTGGTCCGTGCCCGGCAACAGGTTTCGCGGCGCGAGGCCGTGCCGAACATCCCCGCCGTGCTTCGCCATGAGCTCTGGCAATGGGATGTCCTGGCCGACCGCATGCAGGTCCCGGCCAGCGTCCTGGCCCTCACGGGGTATACCCGCGAAGAGTTCGGGACGGCGATGGCCGATCTCAGCCGCCATGTCGCCGCCGACGATCGCGAAGCCATCGCCGCGCGCCTGCGCAGCCTCCTGGCAGGCGATGCGACCGAGTTCACCCTCGAGTTCAAGTTCATCGTGCGTGGCGGCGGGCATGCCTGGCTGGCGGTGCGCGCGGCGATCGAGCGCGACGAGCGCGGGGTCGCGACGCGCGTCAGCGGCACGTGGGCCGACGTCACGGCGCGGGTCGCGGCCGAAGAGGAGCGCGACCGCCTGTTCAACGTCTCGCTCGACCTGCTGGCCGTGGGCGGGTTCGACGGGTTCCTGCACCAGGTGAACCCGGCCTGGGTGCGCGTCCTGGGTTGGTCGCGCGATGAACTGATGAGCCGAGCCGTCGGCGAGTTCATCCACCCCGAGGACCAGGACCTGACGGCTGCCGCCTACCGCGCCCTGGCCGAGGACCGCGTGGTGGCTGACCTCGGCACCCGCTTCCGCTGCCGTGACGGCACCTACCGGTGGCTGTCCTGGTCGTCGTTCCCGTATCCCGATCGCAGACTCGTGTTTTCCGTGGTGCGTGACATCACCGAGCAGAAGGACGCCGAGCGCAGGCTGCTCGACTACCAGGATCGCCTGCGGGCCCTCAGCGCCCAGCTGGCCGTGGTCGAGGAGCGCGAGCGGCGGCAACTGGCGGTGGCCATCCACGACGGCCTCGCGCAGCAGCTGTTCGCGGCCCGGGCCAAGGTGACGCTCCTGCGCTATCCGGAAAAGCTGCCCGACCAGGCGAAGATCGTCGACGAGGCGCTCGGGATCCTCGACGACTCGATGCGGGAAGCGCGGAGCCTGTCGTTCGAGCTCTACCCGCCGGTGCTCTACGAGGTGGGCCTGGAGGCGGCGCTTTCCTGGCTGGCGCGCCAGTGGTCCGAGCGCATGGGCATCAACTGCACGGTCGATGCCAGCGGGGCGGTGGCCGACCCGCTCGACCTGAGCGAGGACACGCGCGCCCTGGCCTACCAGAGCGTGCGCGAACTGCTGGCCAACGTCGCCAAGCACGCGACAGCGACCGAGGTCCGCATCGCGCTCGAGCACGACGCCGATGCCCTGCGCGTTTCGGTGGTCGACAACGGCCGTGGGCTCGCCGACAGCGAGGGCTCGAACCCTGGTGCCCGCGATTCCGGCCTCGGCTTCGGCCTGTTCAGCATCCGCGAGCGGTTGCGTTCGGTGGGCGGCCGGTTCCGCCTCTACAGCCGGCCGGGCTCCGGCTGCCGCGTCGAGTTGAGCGTCCCGTTGGCCGGTGGCGTTCCCGGGCCCGACGCGCCCGAAGCGGAGGCCTGA
- a CDS encoding DMT family transporter encodes MGEVFALSCALVWAFAVVFFRRSGETMPPLALNLFRVGISSALFMVTLLAGGQGLWHRAPLGDYLLLIGSGIIAIALSDTLFHAALNRVGAGINAVVDTLYSPLTALGAFAFLGERLDGWQVAGMLLVISSVVVATRMAPPAGTSRRTLVSGVLLGVASMVALAAGVVMAKPVLADADVVWATSMRQLGALAVLAPAALFLPGRRARLRALRPGAGWKYAIPGTILGSYVALMLWIAGMKYTAVGKAAVLNQTSTIYTLVLASLLLGEKFTRRTALAAALALAGVVLVLRPWAASR; translated from the coding sequence ATGGGAGAAGTCTTCGCGTTGAGCTGCGCCCTGGTCTGGGCGTTCGCGGTCGTCTTCTTCCGCCGTTCGGGCGAAACGATGCCGCCGCTGGCGTTGAACCTGTTTCGCGTCGGCATCTCCTCGGCGCTCTTCATGGTCACGCTGCTGGCCGGCGGCCAGGGGCTGTGGCACCGGGCGCCGCTCGGCGACTACCTGCTGCTGATCGGCAGCGGGATCATCGCCATCGCGTTGAGCGATACGCTCTTCCACGCCGCTCTGAACCGCGTCGGCGCCGGCATCAACGCCGTGGTGGACACACTCTATTCCCCGCTCACGGCGCTCGGGGCCTTTGCCTTCCTCGGCGAGAGGCTCGACGGCTGGCAGGTCGCCGGCATGCTGCTGGTGATCTCATCGGTTGTCGTGGCCACGCGCATGGCGCCGCCGGCCGGCACGTCGCGCCGCACGCTGGTCAGCGGCGTGCTGCTCGGCGTGGCCTCGATGGTGGCGCTGGCGGCCGGCGTGGTGATGGCCAAGCCCGTGCTGGCCGACGCCGACGTGGTGTGGGCGACGTCGATGCGGCAGCTCGGCGCGCTGGCCGTCCTGGCGCCGGCGGCGCTGTTCCTGCCCGGGCGTCGGGCACGCCTGCGCGCGCTGCGGCCGGGGGCCGGCTGGAAGTACGCCATCCCCGGCACGATCCTCGGCTCCTATGTGGCACTGATGCTGTGGATCGCCGGCATGAAGTACACGGCCGTGGGCAAGGCGGCCGTGCTCAACCAGACGAGCACCATCTACACCCTGGTGCTGGCTTCGCTGCTGCTGGGCGAGAAGTTCACGCGCCGGACAGCGCTGGCCGCGGCCCTGGCCCTGGCCGGGGTGGTGCTCGTGCTGCGCCCATGGGCGGCTTCCCGGTAG
- a CDS encoding TetR family transcriptional regulator: MVRRNLYHREDVVAAAVSVVRAEGFAQLSARRVADRLGASTAPVYSNFANMEELAQAVKLAIADLVVAETEVCRSGEPFLDMGIGVLAFARSHPELYAAVFMPGHRRSGSRAPPAAGAARAHVGRGIAGGIGSGRAPDPAAEDGDLHAGTGPARDGRPHRRGIVGRGADAAERSRQGHGDRRLQPAAAFRSRDRTAGQAVRVPRGATERQTGT, encoded by the coding sequence GTGGTACGCCGCAACCTTTACCACCGCGAAGACGTCGTGGCGGCCGCCGTGTCGGTCGTGCGCGCTGAGGGCTTTGCCCAGTTGAGCGCCCGGCGGGTCGCTGATCGCCTGGGCGCCTCGACCGCCCCGGTCTACAGCAACTTCGCGAACATGGAAGAGCTGGCGCAGGCGGTGAAGCTGGCGATCGCCGATCTGGTCGTGGCGGAAACCGAGGTCTGCCGCAGCGGCGAGCCGTTCCTCGACATGGGCATCGGCGTGCTCGCGTTCGCGCGCAGTCATCCGGAACTGTACGCCGCGGTCTTCATGCCCGGGCACCGGCGAAGCGGAAGCAGGGCACCACCTGCTGCAGGTGCTGCTCGGGCGCATGTCGGCCGTGGAATCGCTGGCGGCATTGGATCCGGCCGAGCGCCTGATCCTGCTGCGGAAGATGGCGATCTTCACGCAGGGACTGGCCCTGCACGTGATGGCCGGCCACACCGACGAGGAATCGTGGGACGAGGTGCTGATGCTGCTGAGCGAAGCCGGCAGGGCCATGGTGACCGACGCCTTCAACCGGCCGCCGCGTTCCGAAGCCGAGATCGCACTGCTGGCCAAGCTGTGCGAGTGCCGCGTGGTGCGACCGAACGACAGACCGGGACCTGA